In a single window of the Ooceraea biroi isolate clonal line C1 chromosome 8, Obir_v5.4, whole genome shotgun sequence genome:
- the LOC109610734 gene encoding acanthoscurrin-2-like — protein MPFEAAYTIGRAQPISPCSNRKIPHGNLQADMSGARPPGTALVQSHKEGGYISSGGYGGGGFGGGGFGGGHGLGGGGYGGSGGGWKLGGGGGYGGGGYGGGGYGGGGKVIKVIALSGGGGYGGGGYGGGGYGGGGGGWKLGGGSGWKLGGGGGYGGGGYGGGGYGGGDKLFLHQCQLPSSINTNDPVLYSLAVLYV, from the exons ATGCCCTTTGAGGCCGCTTACACAATCGGCAGAGCGCAACCGATCTCTCCTTGTAGCAATCGTAAAATACCTCATGGCAATTTGCAGGCCGACATGAGCGGCGCGCGACCACCTGGTACCGCTCTCGTACAGTCGCACAAAGAAG GTGGTTACATAAGTAGCGGTGGATACGGCGGCGGTGGGTTCGGCGGTGGTGGATTCGGCGGCGGCCACGGCTTAGGCGGCGGTGGTTATGGCGGCAGTGGCGGCGGATGGAAATTaggcggcggtggtggatACGGCGGCGGTGGATACGGCGGCGGTGGTTATGGCGGCGGTGGAAAGGTCATCAAAGTGATCGCGCTCAGCGGCGGTGGTGGATACGGAGGTGGTGGATACGGAGGTGGTGGatacggcggcggcggcggcggatgGAAActcggcg GCGGCAGTGGATGGAAAttgggcggcggcggcggataTGGCGGTGGTGGATACGGCGGTGGTGGATACGGCGGTGGAG ACAAGCTCTTTTTACATCAGTGTCAGTTGCCATCATCCATTAATACCAATGATCCAGTTTTGTACTCGCTCGCGGTTTTGTACGTTTGA